The Thermoflavifilum sp. genome contains a region encoding:
- a CDS encoding cytochrome C oxidase subunit IV family protein: MEMEQQATITATLEDESAHAFDSTVARIWRVFWILLIVTLVEIALATVHYFFGVPPVLLRNVIFLSLTLVKAFYIVAEFMHLRHEVKNLILSIMIPLLLFIWFITAFLTDGNSWRIDRERRAVQTEQVNQAP, encoded by the coding sequence ATGGAAATGGAACAACAGGCAACAATAACTGCTACGCTGGAAGATGAAAGTGCGCATGCGTTTGACTCTACGGTAGCCCGTATCTGGCGCGTATTCTGGATTTTATTGATTGTTACATTGGTGGAAATTGCGCTGGCCACCGTTCATTATTTCTTCGGCGTTCCACCAGTATTATTACGCAATGTTATTTTCCTCAGCCTCACCCTGGTGAAGGCGTTTTATATTGTTGCCGAGTTCATGCATCTCAGGCATGAGGTGAAGAACCTGATTCTTTCCATCATGATTCCGCTATTGCTTTTCATCTGGTTTATTACGGCATTTTTAACCGATGGAAATTCGTGGCGTATCGATAGGGAGCGCCGCGCTGTTCAGACCGAGCAGGTGAATCAGGCTCCCTGA
- a CDS encoding cytochrome c oxidase subunit 3 has translation MSTIASTQKVNWKGGVSPYNVSYGKLMMWFFLMSDAFTFGAFLISYGTTRLSASYWPDPNEVFDKAPFINAKLPLVFVSLMTFILIMSSVTMVLAVHAGHLRKRKEVAKWLSLTILGGILFLSCQAYEWTHLIEGGTTISHNMFGPIVNGHHTPGPAAFGSFFFTITGFHGGHVFSGVVINTIVLINVLMGTYDKRGHYEMVEKVGLYWHFVDLVWVFVFTCFYLL, from the coding sequence ATGAGTACCATTGCAAGCACGCAGAAAGTGAACTGGAAAGGCGGTGTTTCGCCTTACAACGTTAGCTATGGCAAGCTGATGATGTGGTTTTTCCTGATGTCCGATGCTTTTACATTCGGAGCATTTTTAATTTCTTACGGTACAACCCGTTTAAGCGCAAGCTACTGGCCCGATCCAAACGAAGTTTTTGATAAGGCTCCATTCATCAATGCTAAGCTGCCACTGGTATTTGTGAGCTTGATGACATTTATCCTGATTATGAGTTCGGTGACCATGGTACTTGCCGTGCATGCCGGTCATTTGCGGAAACGGAAAGAAGTAGCCAAGTGGCTGTCGCTTACCATCCTGGGAGGTATTTTGTTTTTAAGTTGCCAGGCGTATGAGTGGACGCATTTGATTGAAGGAGGCACTACCATTTCGCATAACATGTTCGGTCCCATCGTGAATGGTCATCATACACCCGGGCCGGCTGCTTTTGGCTCTTTCTTCTTCACCATTACGGGTTTTCACGGTGGACATGTGTTTTCGGGAGTGGTGATTAACACGATTGTGTTAATCAATGTACTCATGGGCACCTACGACAAGCGGGGCCATTATGAAATGGTGGAAAAAGTAGGCCTGTACTGGCATTTTGTGGATCTGGTTTGGGTATTTGTGTTCACTTGCTTTTATCTTTTGTAA
- a CDS encoding cytochrome c oxidase subunit 3: MAYPVSVQRKKIHPYKFNMWVAIAAIVMMFGGLTSAYVVMHGQARWVSFQLPHQFIFSTLVILFSSLTMSLAVRNFRQHRMNRYKSWITLTAFLGLVFMVSQFMGFRFLYAHGVNLTFNVSASLLFIITGLHMLHVLGGVIALLVMFFRAFHTQVRSYDPVPVEVAATYWHFVDILWIYLFGFFIWLR; this comes from the coding sequence ATGGCATATCCAGTGAGTGTGCAGAGAAAAAAGATACATCCCTACAAATTCAACATGTGGGTGGCTATCGCTGCCATTGTGATGATGTTTGGGGGATTGACGAGTGCTTATGTAGTGATGCATGGTCAAGCGCGCTGGGTAAGTTTTCAACTTCCCCATCAATTTATTTTTTCTACCCTGGTAATCTTGTTCAGCAGCCTTACCATGTCACTCGCGGTGAGAAACTTCAGGCAACACCGCATGAACCGATACAAATCATGGATTACCCTGACTGCTTTTCTGGGTTTGGTTTTCATGGTTTCTCAGTTTATGGGATTCCGTTTTTTGTATGCCCATGGGGTGAACCTCACATTCAACGTGTCGGCAAGTCTGTTATTTATCATTACAGGATTACATATGTTGCATGTGTTAGGCGGCGTTATTGCTTTGCTGGTGATGTTTTTCAGGGCTTTTCATACCCAAGTTCGTTCTTATGATCCGGTGCCGGTTGAAGTAGCTGCTACTTACTGGCACTTCGTAGATATTTTATGGATATATTTGTTTGGCTTTTTTATCTGGTTGCGATAA
- the cyoE gene encoding heme o synthase: MMYREQTATWSLTEVILGKAKDYLQLTKFTLSFLVVFSCVVGYLMVPQVDFHSGRVLLLFIAGLCITGAANAFNQLIERDTDALMRRTASRPLPAGRMQPAEALAVALVLTLTGLVLLDIFFNPLAAWVSLFSLCLYAFVYTPWKRWNSLAVFVGAFPGALPPLIGWIAGSGTWGIGGWSLFLLQFFWQFPHFWAIAWIAHDDYRRAGFKLLPGNGMRNAYVAMQILSFTILLILSGFLPYLLHVYGSFALAAGLFTGSYLLYRAWKLVEKCDAASARQLMFAAYIYFVSVQFAMLIDKI, encoded by the coding sequence ATGATGTACAGAGAGCAAACTGCTACCTGGTCGTTAACCGAGGTGATACTTGGGAAAGCAAAGGATTACTTGCAGCTTACCAAATTCACCCTGAGCTTTCTGGTGGTGTTTTCCTGTGTGGTGGGATACCTGATGGTGCCGCAGGTTGATTTCCATTCCGGTCGGGTATTGTTGCTGTTTATTGCAGGTCTTTGCATTACGGGTGCGGCCAATGCGTTTAATCAACTCATCGAACGCGATACAGATGCATTGATGCGGCGAACGGCCAGCAGGCCGCTGCCTGCCGGACGCATGCAACCGGCAGAAGCCCTTGCCGTGGCACTGGTGCTTACGCTAACCGGATTGGTGTTGCTCGATATCTTTTTTAATCCATTGGCGGCCTGGGTAAGTCTGTTTTCCCTCTGCTTGTATGCTTTTGTATATACGCCATGGAAACGCTGGAATTCACTGGCTGTTTTTGTAGGGGCGTTCCCGGGCGCCTTGCCCCCGCTGATTGGATGGATTGCAGGCAGTGGTACATGGGGTATAGGCGGATGGAGCCTGTTTTTACTGCAATTCTTCTGGCAGTTTCCCCATTTCTGGGCTATTGCATGGATTGCACATGACGATTACCGCAGAGCCGGATTTAAACTTTTGCCGGGCAATGGCATGCGCAATGCTTATGTGGCCATGCAAATCTTGAGTTTTACGATTCTGTTGATTCTGTCCGGGTTTTTGCCTTATCTGTTGCATGTATATGGCAGTTTTGCGCTTGCGGCAGGATTGTTTACCGGCTCCTACTTGCTTTACCGGGCATGGAAGCTGGTGGAAAAATGTGATGCGGCTTCGGCAAGGCAATTGATGTTTGCAGCTTATATCTATTTCGTATCTGTGCAATTTGCGATGTTGATCGATAAAATTTAA
- a CDS encoding cbb3-type cytochrome c oxidase subunit I codes for MSSEVHSGQVLGAQQATAVVAVHDGDGHAHHHHQSFITKYIFSQDHKIISRQFLITGMIWAMIGGFFSVIFRLQLGFPDKSFPFLETIFGHWAAGGHISPELYYQLVTMHGTIMIFFVLTAGLSGTFSNFLIPLQLGARDMASPFLNMLSYWFFFIASVIMISSLFIQTGPSEAGWTAYPPLSALREASEGSKTGMDLWLISMAVFVVSQLLAGLNYISTILNMRTKGMSMTRMPLTIWALFFTAVLGVLSFPVLLSGFILLLFDRNLGTSFYLSDIYIAGHALPNQGGSPILYEHLFWFLGHPEVYIVMLPGMGITSDMLATHSRKPIFGYLAMVGSLFAIASLSFLVWAHHMFVSGMNPFLGAFFVLFTLLIAVPSSVKVFNWIATIWKGNIQYTVPALFSIGFVSIFISGGLTGIWLGNSALDLHLHDTYFVIAHFHLVMGIAAFFGMFAGLYHWFPKMFGRYMNNTLGYIHFWVTFIGAYLMFWPMHYEGLAGMPRRYYEYSADALAIYHRFQGLNEFISVVAILVFAVQLMFVFNFFYSIFKGRPVKDPNPWKANTLEWTTPIHVGHGNWPGEIPEVHRWPYDYSKNGIDFIPQTVPVSPAEEETFVEPVKTPQ; via the coding sequence ATGAGCAGTGAAGTTCATTCCGGTCAGGTGCTGGGTGCACAACAGGCTACAGCTGTAGTAGCCGTTCATGATGGCGACGGGCATGCCCATCATCACCATCAGAGTTTTATCACCAAATATATTTTCAGTCAGGATCATAAAATCATTTCGCGCCAGTTTCTCATTACGGGGATGATCTGGGCCATGATTGGCGGATTTTTCTCCGTTATCTTCCGGTTACAGCTGGGCTTTCCGGATAAATCGTTTCCTTTTCTGGAGACGATATTTGGGCACTGGGCTGCTGGTGGGCATATCAGTCCGGAGCTATACTATCAGCTGGTGACCATGCATGGCACCATCATGATTTTCTTTGTGTTGACGGCCGGGTTGAGCGGTACCTTTTCCAATTTCCTCATTCCCCTGCAGCTGGGCGCTCGCGATATGGCTTCGCCATTTCTGAATATGCTTTCTTACTGGTTTTTCTTCATAGCCAGTGTAATCATGATTAGTTCATTGTTTATCCAGACGGGGCCATCGGAAGCTGGATGGACGGCCTATCCGCCCTTGAGTGCTTTGCGTGAAGCATCGGAGGGTTCGAAAACGGGTATGGACCTGTGGTTGATCAGCATGGCTGTATTTGTGGTTTCGCAGTTGCTGGCCGGGCTGAACTATATTTCCACCATATTGAATATGCGTACCAAGGGCATGAGTATGACACGCATGCCGCTTACCATCTGGGCGCTGTTTTTCACGGCGGTATTAGGCGTGCTTTCCTTCCCGGTACTGCTTTCTGGTTTTATTCTGCTGTTGTTTGATCGGAATCTGGGTACCAGCTTTTATCTATCCGACATTTATATTGCCGGGCATGCGCTGCCCAATCAGGGAGGTAGCCCCATTTTATACGAACATCTCTTCTGGTTCCTGGGACATCCTGAAGTATATATTGTGATGCTTCCCGGTATGGGCATCACGTCCGATATGCTGGCCACGCATTCCCGTAAACCGATTTTCGGATACCTGGCTATGGTAGGCTCCTTGTTTGCAATTGCATCGTTGTCGTTCCTGGTATGGGCCCATCATATGTTTGTATCGGGAATGAATCCCTTCCTGGGTGCGTTTTTCGTGTTATTCACGCTGCTGATTGCCGTGCCTTCTTCAGTGAAGGTGTTTAACTGGATTGCCACAATCTGGAAAGGCAATATTCAATACACGGTGCCTGCTTTGTTTTCTATTGGTTTTGTGAGCATTTTTATTTCAGGTGGACTCACGGGTATCTGGTTGGGAAATTCTGCGCTTGATTTGCATTTACACGATACCTATTTTGTAATTGCGCATTTTCATCTGGTGATGGGCATTGCCGCTTTCTTTGGCATGTTTGCTGGTTTATATCACTGGTTCCCCAAGATGTTTGGTCGTTATATGAACAACACGCTGGGTTACATCCATTTCTGGGTTACTTTCATCGGAGCCTATTTGATGTTCTGGCCCATGCATTATGAGGGTCTGGCTGGCATGCCCCGGCGGTATTATGAATATTCGGCCGATGCGCTGGCCATCTATCATCGTTTTCAGGGGTTGAATGAGTTCATCAGTGTGGTAGCTATCCTGGTGTTTGCCGTGCAGTTAATGTTTGTATTCAACTTCTTTTACAGCATATTCAAGGGTCGTCCGGTAAAAGACCCCAATCCCTGGAAGGCCAATACGCTGGAATGGACCACACCCATTCATGTGGGTCATGGCAACTGGCCGGGTGAAATTCCGGAAGTTCATCGCTGGCCTTATGATTATAGCAAAAACGGTATTGATTTCATTCCGCAAACCGTGCCCGTGTCACCCGCAGAAGAGGAAACTTTTGTCGAGCCAGTGAAAACACCTCAGTAA
- a CDS encoding cytochrome c oxidase subunit II → MSGFFVVIVLLLLFIIVVQIAKASEYVAILKGEKKTQEQNNRLHSTLMLVFLIAGLIGLYVCHELLKDKLLPVAASVQGVAIDHMMTVTLVITGIVFFITQILLFVFAYKYRGREGHQASYYHENSKIEFFWTAIPALTMTILVAIGLKHWFTITSAAPPNAMVVEVTGKQFNWMFRYPGKDGVLGKKDYRLIDEGKFNPLGQVWSDPYNHDDVVSSELHLVVGKPVKLEIGSRDVIHDVGLPYFRLKMDAVPGVPTTLWFTPKYTTAEMAKMTGDPNFVYKLVCDQLCGAGHYSMVANIIVQTQQEFDQWLASQKSQYELAKEGGAIPSDSTGVAMLPVKARQSTISVK, encoded by the coding sequence ATGTCAGGTTTTTTTGTTGTTATTGTACTGCTGCTTTTGTTCATCATTGTGGTGCAAATAGCCAAAGCAAGTGAATATGTGGCTATTTTGAAAGGGGAGAAAAAGACCCAGGAACAAAACAATCGCTTACATTCCACGCTGATGCTGGTGTTCCTGATAGCCGGGTTAATAGGCCTGTATGTATGCCACGAATTGCTAAAAGATAAGCTGTTGCCCGTTGCGGCATCGGTGCAGGGTGTGGCCATTGATCACATGATGACCGTTACCCTGGTGATTACCGGTATAGTGTTTTTCATCACCCAGATTTTGTTGTTTGTCTTTGCCTATAAATACCGTGGGCGGGAAGGTCATCAAGCCAGTTATTACCATGAAAATTCGAAAATTGAATTTTTCTGGACGGCCATTCCGGCATTAACCATGACCATTCTGGTGGCAATCGGACTCAAGCACTGGTTTACCATTACTTCTGCCGCTCCACCCAACGCTATGGTAGTGGAAGTAACGGGCAAACAATTTAACTGGATGTTCCGTTATCCAGGTAAGGATGGTGTGCTGGGCAAGAAAGACTATCGGTTGATTGACGAAGGAAAATTCAATCCATTGGGTCAGGTGTGGAGTGATCCTTACAATCACGATGATGTGGTATCGAGTGAACTGCATCTGGTGGTGGGCAAGCCGGTGAAACTGGAAATTGGTTCGCGCGATGTTATTCATGACGTGGGTTTGCCTTATTTCCGGTTGAAGATGGATGCGGTGCCGGGTGTGCCCACAACGTTATGGTTTACTCCTAAGTACACCACTGCAGAGATGGCTAAGATGACAGGAGATCCTAACTTTGTGTATAAGTTGGTATGTGATCAATTATGTGGAGCGGGTCACTATTCGATGGTTGCCAATATTATCGTACAGACGCAGCAAGAGTTCGACCAGTGGCTGGCCTCTCAGAAATCGCAATATGAGCTGGCCAAAGAGGGAGGCGCTATTCCTTCGGATAGTACAGGTGTGGCCATGTTGCCGGTAAAAGCACGGCAATCCACTATTTCGGTAAAATAA
- a CDS encoding quinol:cytochrome C oxidoreductase, with protein sequence MEERFVIPRRFRNTSIAFIAIGVLAFLVGLLALHGDVGVKRFWSVLVFNSLFFLYISVAALFVYAAASLAQASWHIAYKRVIEAIMVNIPVFALIAFIILMSVFIGHKSFIYPWTDPQVLAHDPIIAGKTPFLNTRLFVIFTVVIMTGWSLLAMKLRRISLQEDHAERGATRFLWKTIFFSAVFIAFYAVTISVSSWHWLMSIAARWKSTMYGWYVFAGSFISVMTVISLFVIAIKNSGQLTLVNKEHLHDLGKFIFAFSIFWTYIWFAQYFLFWYGNIPLESQYFRPQLWGHYRFWFLLDLVINFAVPFLLLMTRDAKRNYTTVTIIALIVFFGHWLDFYLMVLPTVLPTQGVVLGWYEIGITLGFVGLMIGLVSRALTRAPLYPLNHPYLKEAIIHKSDWE encoded by the coding sequence ATGGAGGAACGATTTGTTATTCCAAGGCGATTTCGAAATACCAGTATAGCCTTCATAGCTATTGGTGTACTGGCATTTCTGGTAGGATTGCTGGCACTGCATGGTGATGTAGGCGTAAAGCGTTTCTGGTCGGTGCTGGTGTTCAACAGCTTGTTTTTCCTTTACATCAGTGTAGCGGCGTTGTTTGTATATGCTGCGGCTTCGCTGGCACAGGCTTCCTGGCATATTGCCTACAAGCGTGTCATCGAAGCCATCATGGTAAATATACCCGTATTTGCCCTTATCGCCTTTATTATCCTGATGAGCGTGTTCATCGGGCACAAATCCTTTATTTATCCCTGGACGGACCCGCAGGTGCTGGCGCATGATCCGATTATCGCCGGAAAAACGCCATTTTTAAATACCCGGTTGTTTGTGATTTTTACGGTGGTGATCATGACGGGATGGTCGCTGCTTGCAATGAAGCTACGTCGTATTTCTCTACAGGAGGATCATGCTGAAAGAGGTGCCACACGTTTTCTGTGGAAGACCATTTTCTTCAGCGCCGTATTCATCGCATTTTATGCTGTTACGATTTCCGTTTCGTCCTGGCACTGGCTCATGAGCATTGCAGCTCGCTGGAAATCCACCATGTATGGCTGGTATGTATTTGCGGGCTCGTTTATTTCCGTTATGACGGTCATCAGTCTCTTTGTGATTGCGATTAAAAACAGCGGACAGCTCACGCTGGTCAACAAGGAGCATTTGCATGATTTAGGAAAATTTATATTTGCGTTTTCCATTTTCTGGACTTATATCTGGTTTGCCCAGTATTTTCTATTCTGGTATGGCAATATACCACTCGAATCTCAGTATTTCCGTCCACAGCTCTGGGGGCACTATCGGTTCTGGTTTTTGCTGGATCTGGTGATTAACTTTGCCGTGCCTTTTCTATTGCTGATGACGCGCGATGCCAAAAGAAATTATACCACGGTAACCATCATTGCATTGATTGTATTCTTCGGCCACTGGCTGGATTTTTACCTGATGGTGTTACCTACTGTGCTGCCTACGCAGGGAGTGGTGCTGGGCTGGTATGAAATCGGCATCACGCTGGGATTCGTGGGCTTGATGATCGGGCTGGTTTCCCGCGCGCTGACAAGGGCTCCGCTTTACCCGCTCAATCATCCTTACCTGAAAGAGGCCATTATTCATAAATCCGACTGGGAATAA
- a CDS encoding cytochrome c: MRKQTFFIGLSAGFLSAVLFSCQAGRNNPGRIYTPDMYYSRAYDAYSVNLVYPDSMSSRLPVPGTVPRGHTVNAHELLPFNLPKSDSAYAVSGQVKNPLPVITQATLDEGQRLFNIYCAICHGEQLDGQGPLYKSGKFPVQPANFHLPQYLKMPEGTMFYSVTYGKNLMGSYASQLSERQRWEVIAYIKSVQAKDLAKGADSTAVAKK; this comes from the coding sequence ATGAGAAAGCAAACATTTTTCATCGGCTTGAGTGCAGGATTTCTTTCGGCAGTGTTGTTTTCCTGTCAGGCGGGAAGAAATAATCCCGGACGAATTTACACGCCCGACATGTATTATTCCCGGGCTTATGATGCTTATTCGGTCAATCTGGTCTATCCTGATTCCATGAGCAGTCGCTTGCCCGTGCCCGGTACCGTGCCCCGGGGACATACGGTGAATGCGCATGAACTTTTGCCATTCAATTTACCGAAGAGTGATTCGGCTTATGCCGTTTCCGGACAGGTGAAAAATCCCCTGCCTGTGATTACACAGGCCACACTCGACGAAGGACAGCGCCTGTTCAACATCTATTGCGCCATTTGTCATGGAGAACAGTTAGATGGGCAGGGGCCTCTATATAAAAGCGGCAAATTTCCCGTACAACCGGCGAATTTTCATCTACCTCAGTATCTGAAAATGCCTGAAGGTACGATGTTTTATTCGGTGACCTATGGGAAGAACTTGATGGGCAGCTATGCCAGTCAGCTCAGCGAGCGGCAGCGCTGGGAAGTGATTGCGTATATCAAAAGTGTACAGGCCAAAGACCTGGCAAAAGGAGCCGATAGTACAGCAGTAGCTAAAAAATGA
- a CDS encoding DUF3341 domain-containing protein gives MAVKQFVVGSFQDEELLVPAVKKVRTVGYKLYDVFTPFPVHGLDAAMGLRQTALHTAGFIYGALGTATALLGMSWIFVVSWPLDIGGKPHFPLPAFVPITFELTVLFSAVGTTLTFCWLNQIMPGVKKHIFHPRQADDRFVIAIEVTPRTNIEEVKQFLLNNGAEEVTVQTAEEGWWYGFFSRKEKYEQTNPQWSVQ, from the coding sequence ATGGCAGTCAAACAATTTGTTGTGGGAAGTTTTCAGGACGAAGAACTGCTGGTGCCGGCAGTGAAAAAGGTGCGTACGGTGGGATACAAGCTCTATGATGTGTTTACGCCTTTTCCTGTACACGGGTTGGATGCAGCCATGGGATTACGTCAGACGGCTCTTCACACAGCAGGTTTCATATATGGTGCCCTGGGAACGGCTACCGCATTACTCGGTATGAGCTGGATATTTGTCGTCAGCTGGCCGCTCGACATTGGCGGTAAACCTCATTTTCCCCTTCCGGCTTTTGTGCCCATTACGTTTGAGCTTACCGTGCTGTTTTCTGCCGTGGGAACTACGCTTACTTTTTGCTGGTTAAATCAAATCATGCCCGGTGTGAAAAAGCATATTTTTCATCCCCGCCAGGCCGACGATCGATTTGTGATAGCCATCGAAGTAACACCCCGTACAAACATCGAAGAGGTGAAGCAGTTTTTATTAAACAATGGAGCCGAGGAAGTAACCGTACAGACGGCAGAAGAGGGATGGTGGTATGGATTCTTTTCCAGGAAGGAAAAATATGAGCAAACCAATCCACAATGGTCGGTTCAATGA
- the nrfD gene encoding NrfD/PsrC family molybdoenzyme membrane anchor subunit, producing MLHYESTVREPLINGSKDYHQVTEDIISPIEKKPGKLWWIALGFSLTMLLFGVWSVFWETYWGIGVWGENRTVGWAWDITNFVWWVGIGHAGTLISAILLLFRQGWRTGVNRAAEAMTIFAVLCAGQFPVWHMGRVWLAFFILPYPNSRGPLWVNFNSPLLWDVFAVSTYLTVSILFWYSGLIPDVATLRDRAKKKFAKFFYGLCSFGWRGTAKEWQRLEALALLLAGLSTPLVLSVHSVVSMDFATSVIPGWHETIFPPYFVAGAIFSGFAMVQTLLIITRKILHLEAYVTLGHIEAMNKIIMLTGGIVAMAYITELFIAWYSNVVYEQGAFWWRILGPYWWAYIILITCNVAAPQLFWFKKLRRNIPFTFVMSIVVNIGMWFERFVIIVLSLYHDFMPSAWVYYSPRWPELGFYIGTFGLFFTCYLLFAKYFPVIAVWEIRSVLKRSGESYKQQMVAIEQKTTEAFIQEVQHEHAVVAH from the coding sequence ATGCTTCATTACGAGTCAACCGTACGTGAACCGCTGATCAATGGGAGCAAAGACTATCATCAGGTGACGGAAGACATCATCAGTCCCATTGAAAAAAAGCCGGGTAAGCTCTGGTGGATTGCATTGGGCTTTTCCTTAACGATGCTGTTGTTTGGCGTTTGGTCGGTGTTCTGGGAAACATACTGGGGAATTGGGGTCTGGGGAGAAAACCGTACGGTAGGTTGGGCCTGGGATATTACCAACTTTGTCTGGTGGGTGGGTATCGGTCATGCTGGAACCTTGATCTCCGCCATTTTACTCTTGTTCCGTCAGGGCTGGCGTACGGGCGTGAACCGAGCAGCGGAGGCCATGACCATTTTTGCCGTGCTTTGTGCCGGACAATTTCCGGTCTGGCACATGGGGCGCGTGTGGCTGGCATTTTTCATCCTGCCCTATCCCAACTCGCGCGGACCTTTGTGGGTAAACTTTAACTCGCCCTTGCTCTGGGACGTATTTGCCGTAAGTACCTATCTTACCGTCTCCATCTTATTCTGGTATTCCGGTTTGATTCCGGACGTGGCTACTTTACGTGACCGGGCGAAAAAGAAATTTGCCAAATTCTTTTATGGCTTATGCTCTTTCGGCTGGAGGGGCACCGCCAAGGAATGGCAAAGGCTCGAAGCGCTGGCTCTATTATTAGCCGGTTTATCAACCCCACTGGTGCTTTCGGTGCACAGTGTCGTGTCGATGGACTTTGCCACTTCGGTCATTCCCGGATGGCATGAAACCATCTTCCCGCCTTATTTCGTGGCCGGTGCTATTTTCTCGGGCTTTGCGATGGTGCAAACGTTGCTGATCATCACCCGCAAAATTTTACATCTCGAAGCATATGTAACCCTTGGCCACATCGAAGCCATGAACAAAATCATCATGCTCACGGGAGGCATTGTGGCCATGGCTTATATCACTGAGTTGTTCATCGCCTGGTATTCGAATGTGGTATATGAACAGGGTGCTTTCTGGTGGAGAATCTTAGGGCCTTACTGGTGGGCTTATATCATCCTGATTACCTGTAACGTGGCAGCTCCGCAGCTGTTCTGGTTCAAAAAATTGCGTCGCAACATTCCCTTCACTTTTGTGATGTCGATTGTGGTGAACATCGGCATGTGGTTCGAGCGTTTCGTCATCATCGTACTTTCTCTTTATCACGATTTCATGCCCTCTGCCTGGGTGTATTATTCCCCGCGCTGGCCTGAGTTAGGGTTTTACATCGGTACGTTTGGATTGTTTTTCACCTGTTATCTGCTTTTCGCTAAATATTTCCCGGTGATTGCAGTATGGGAAATCCGTTCGGTGTTGAAACGCAGCGGAGAAAGTTACAAACAACAGATGGTAGCGATTGAGCAAAAGACTACGGAAGCATTTATTCAGGAAGTGCAGCATGAACATGCCGTTGTTGCGCATTAA